Within Oncorhynchus clarkii lewisi isolate Uvic-CL-2024 unplaced genomic scaffold, UVic_Ocla_1.0 unplaced_contig_2788_pilon_pilon, whole genome shotgun sequence, the genomic segment tatgttataatatgatatgttataatatgctatatgagatgttataatatgttataatatgctatatgagatgttataatatgttataatatgatatgttataatatgctatatgagatgttataatatgttataatatgctatatgagatgttataatgtgttgttataatatgttataatatgatatgttataatatgctatatgacatgtgttatgttataatatgttataatatgttataatatgctatatgagatgttataatgtgttgttataatatgttataatatgctatatgagatgttataatgtgttgttataatatgttataatatgatatgttataatatgctatatgagatgttataatatgttataatatgttgTTATAATATGTTGTCATAATATGCTATAATATGTTGtcataatatgttataatatgctatatgagatgttataatatgttataatatgatatgttataatatgttataatacgTTGTTATAATATgttgttataatatgttataatatgatATATGagatgttataatatgttataatatgatatgttataatatgctatatgagatgttataatgtgttgttataatatgttataatatgctatatgagatgttataatgtgttgtcataatatgttataatatgctatatgagatgttataatatgttatgttaTAATATGATATGTTATATGAGATGTTATAATATATGTTATAATATGATATTTGATATGTTGTAATatgttatgttatattatgtttatatattataaacTGTCATATCTCTCTATGTAGCCTTACCCAGAGGTGGCTGTagcatgtctcctctcctctcacaggcTGGATGTCTAATAAACTGTCATATCTCTCTATGTAGCCTTACCCAGAGGTGGCTGTAacatgtctcctcttctctcacagGTCCCTATAGGCTGGATGTCTGAGGAGTCCACCAGTCTCCAGAAATCGTTGGTGTTGTCACTCCCGTCCAGACGGAGACGCAGACGTGTCCCCATCATACCCATCACCGTGGCGATGCAGATGGACGTGTTGTTCCGAGGGTCGTGGGCTTCCAGCTTCATACCAGCCTTGAAGTCATTACTGGGAGGGAAACGGGactgggggagacaggagggCAATGGATCAGTCAATAATGGAATGATCTGCTTATATGGGGCGGTAgacagcctagtggttaagagtgtaggggcggtaggtagcctagtggttaagagtgtaggggcggtaggtagcctagtggttaagagtgtaggggcggtaggtagcctagtggttaagagtgtaggggcggtaggtagcctagtggttaagagtgtaggggcggtaggtagcctagtggttaagagtgtaggggcggtaggtagcctagtggttaagagtgtaggggcggcaggtagcctagtggttaagagtgtagggcggcaggtagcctagtggttaagagtgtaggggcggtaggtagcctagtggttaagagtgtagggcggcaggtagcctagtggttaagagtgtagggcggcaggtagactagtggttaagagtgtaggggcggtaggtagcctagtggttaagagtgtaggagcggtaggtagcctagtggttaagagtgtaggggcggtaggtagcctagtggttaagagtgatggggcggtaggtagcctagtggttaagagtgtagggcggcaggtagcctagtggttaagagtgtaggggtggtaggcagcctagtggttaagagtgtagggcggcaggtagcctagtggttaagggtgtaggggtggtaggtagcctagtggttaagagtgtagggcggtaggtagcctagtggttaagagtgtaggggcggtaggtagcctagtggttaagagtgtaggggcggtaggtagcctagtggttaagagtgtagggcggtaggtagcctagtggttaagagtgtaggggcggtaggtagcctagtggttaagagtgtagggcggcaggtagcctagtggttaagagtgtaggggcggtaggtagcctagtggttaagagtgtaggggcggtaggtagcctagtggttaagagtgtaggggcggtaggtagcctagtggttaagagtgtaggggcggtaggtagcctagtggttaagagtgtaggggcggtaggtagcctagaggttaagagtgtagggcggtaggtagcctagtggttaagagtgtaggggcggtaggtagcctagtggttaagagtgtagggcggtaggtagcctagtggttaagagtgtaggggcggtaggtagcctagaggttaagagtgtaggggcggtaggtagcctagtggttaagagtgtaggggcggtaggtagcctagtggttaagagtgtagggcggtaggtagcctagtggttaagagtgtaggggcggtaggtagcctagtggttaagagtgtagggcggtaggtagcctagtggttaagagcgttgggccagtaactggaagAAAAAaagatctgtcattctgcccctgaacaaggaagttaacccactgttccccggtcgCCAAAGACGTGGATGTGGATTAAGGTCGGCCCTCCgctcctctctgattcagaggggttgggttaaatgcggaagacacgtttcagttgaatgcattcagttgtacaactgactaggtatccccctttccctatctAAACCTAATGTTATGTAAGGCAGAGTTTTATCTAAACCTAATGTTATGCTAATGTTACCAAATTGTTGACACCTTTTCTAATCCTCTCAGATCTAGGaatgcatgggggggggggggggggttgatctgGGATTGGACACAAGTCAAAAAGCACTTCCTAAAGCAGCCCTTAGTGTTGTAGTTACTAGGTCATATCTACCTGTCTGAAACAGCTGGGAGAAGCGGCTGTGGATGACGTTTCCTTAAGGTACTCCTCCCAACTGAAGGGTTCTGGCAAAACAAAAGGGCATAGTTCATCCTATCTGACAGTCGTAGGTTACGCTACATTGTGACAGAGAAGAACATTGCAGGAGACGTATCTGACAGTCGTAGGTTACGCTACATTGTGACAGAGAAGAACATTGCAGGAGACGTATCTGACAGTCGTAGGTTACGCTACATTGTGACAGAGAAGAACATTGCAGGAGACGTATCTGACAGTCGTAGGTTACGCTACATTGTGACAGAGAAGAACATTGCAGGAGACGTATCTGACAGTCGTAGGTTACGCTACATTGTGACAGAGAAGAACATTGCAGGAGACGTATCTGACAGTCGTAGGTTACGCTACATTGTGACAGAGAAGAACATTGCAGGAGACGTATCTGACAGTCGTAGGTTACACTACATTATGACAGAGAAGAACATTGCAGGAAACGTGTTTAATACCATTAGATTTATCCAGAGAGGGGGGACCGGTTCCCGGAGAGGGGTTACTTCTCTCaggtttctccctcctctcttcttttggCTCTGAAAAGGAGACAATTCAACCTCTTATGAATACACTTTAGAgtagaatagaaaataatagaaccAATCCAACACAAAGCATTAAAAAAAGGTGTTGACCTTTCTGAGGTGTTCGGCCCATTGTGACCGATGGTACCACCAGGTGCCAGGTGAGGAGACCACAGACTGGTCAATGTGCCACTACCGACGCGGTGCTGAGCTCCTAGagcagatacacagagagagacatgtatttgttaacctgtatttaaccaggaaatcCCAATGCATTCTTTTttcttaacttttatttaaccaggaagttcCATTGAGGTCAAGATACCTTTTTAAAACAAGGGAGACAAGTAGAGTGAGGCGGGGCCCCTCGTTCTAGGTTGGTACAGCAGGCAAAAAAATCTATATCCACAGCTTGTTTCCGCAAGAGTACACACAAAGAAAAATCTATTGGAGAAATATCTAACAGCAATGACTGAAATGGAGGGGAATTTTTGATCATCTTCATTGTCACAGCAACTAAAGCAGCAGAAGCTGGGAACAGGACACAGAAGGAAATGGATCAGCGTTAAATCACCACGAAC encodes:
- the LOC139400322 gene encoding sex comb on midleg-like protein 2 yields the protein MGRTPQKEPKEERREKPERSNPSPGTGPPSLDKSNEPFSWEEYLKETSSTAASPSCFRQSRFPPSNDFKAGMKLEAHDPRNNTSICIATVMGMMGTRLRLRLDGSDNTNDFWRLVDSSDIQPIGTCERRGDMLQPPLGFRMNASSWPMFLLRTLTGAEMAPATAFKKEPSKPSQNLFKPGMKLEAVDKKNPYLICPATIGEVKGDEIFVMFDGWRGAFDYWCQFDSRDIFPVGWCSLTRHSIQPPGNFCKYLNLTTRGQQSPAF